The following proteins are co-located in the Halococcus hamelinensis 100A6 genome:
- a CDS encoding AAA family ATPase yields MKITRIRLQNIRSYEDQTVEFPEGTILIHGENGAGKTSLLIGMFGGLFLSNITNVEGNSFNVGDLVRRGADKGKVELDFVVDDTEYTVEWEMPSPDSGAASKATLSSPVLSDPVSGIRDVQQEVTNLLGMDEDDFSSSAYVQQGEIDRLIEANDRGEMIDSLLGLDQIEGYIERAKLTRRGARRTYERCQERRKGQEANLEEYEKDEDGYIEEVQSLKSDIDEQKDLVQRHQDHIDEELVPKLNKYTDQLERYDTLSERRENKQSQIDDAKDSKIEARKERQEAKDTIGEHNSAINDLRDEIDTLDEETEYDLSSAESTADAHSEAHDDVLAAQKEKNTLENEYNNARDNLLDAKSDLGDVTDELEQAREQAEEQERAIDEAESDVEDHETELREQLSDLAETLDEYEVEANFGMDEGEIDLSVATDALAPLARERIPERREELGDEINELTGEIGRLESKVETIDDQIEEFEGLGEAGECPKCGQPVEEAHVDEEISELESERENVEAEIQSLQDDQKQLQVRSGQLSGIRNTVNDAIDFYTDTLVEAREDAEQLREARDELREEIEELEGDESDLHEQIDDLEATVEEREEAFEEAEAEMEAINESRQVVKQADEKYDAIDDRQTKIDQHQQAISHADDRIERLDDQKETYKAEKEDLEHELGEYDPEELREWIDEYENDIENHRQWRDEAQSEVEDLRGEIASVETTLDNLRDLHENIAELEHRERWADSVREDIEHTLSIYNEVQSDLRETYLGYLNEYANDIFKDIYKNSSYQQVRITEEHDETYDTYDYDIKLLRDDGTMEDPANASGGERAVVNLALRAGIYRLIAQIRGAGGTLPPFILDEPTTFLDEGHVGQLEQMLDTIKEWDVAQVFVVSHDESLIHGADHECLVTKDEGSASQVEMRLAGQDYEGGDGSGGELALSDGGQS; encoded by the coding sequence ATGAAGATCACCAGAATCCGACTCCAGAACATCCGCAGCTACGAGGACCAGACTGTCGAGTTTCCCGAGGGAACCATCCTCATCCACGGCGAGAACGGCGCGGGGAAGACCTCCCTGCTGATCGGGATGTTCGGCGGGCTCTTTCTCTCGAACATCACCAACGTCGAGGGCAACTCGTTCAACGTCGGCGACCTCGTGCGCCGCGGCGCGGACAAAGGCAAAGTCGAACTGGATTTCGTCGTCGACGACACCGAATACACTGTCGAGTGGGAGATGCCCAGTCCCGACAGCGGCGCGGCGTCGAAGGCCACGCTCTCCTCGCCGGTGCTCTCCGATCCCGTCTCGGGGATTCGGGATGTGCAGCAAGAAGTCACGAATCTCCTCGGGATGGACGAAGACGACTTCTCTAGCTCGGCCTACGTCCAGCAGGGCGAGATCGATCGTCTCATAGAGGCGAACGACCGCGGCGAGATGATCGATAGCCTACTCGGCCTCGATCAGATCGAGGGCTACATCGAACGCGCCAAACTCACCCGACGCGGCGCTCGGCGCACCTACGAGCGGTGTCAGGAACGCCGGAAAGGCCAAGAGGCGAACCTCGAAGAATACGAGAAAGATGAAGACGGCTATATCGAGGAGGTTCAGAGCCTCAAAAGCGACATTGACGAGCAAAAAGACCTCGTACAGCGCCATCAGGACCACATCGACGAGGAACTTGTCCCGAAACTCAACAAATACACCGACCAACTCGAACGGTACGACACACTCTCCGAACGCCGGGAAAACAAACAGAGCCAAATCGACGACGCGAAGGACTCGAAGATCGAGGCCCGGAAGGAACGCCAAGAGGCGAAGGATACCATTGGCGAGCACAACTCGGCGATCAACGACCTCCGAGACGAGATCGATACGCTCGACGAGGAGACGGAGTACGACCTATCGAGCGCCGAGAGCACGGCCGACGCCCATAGCGAGGCCCACGACGACGTACTCGCCGCCCAGAAAGAGAAGAACACGCTCGAAAATGAATACAACAACGCCCGCGACAACCTGCTGGATGCCAAATCCGACCTCGGTGACGTCACCGACGAGTTAGAGCAGGCCCGTGAGCAGGCCGAAGAACAGGAACGAGCGATCGACGAGGCCGAGAGCGACGTCGAGGACCACGAGACCGAACTCCGCGAGCAACTCAGTGACCTCGCCGAGACACTCGACGAATACGAGGTGGAAGCGAACTTCGGGATGGACGAGGGCGAGATAGACCTCAGCGTGGCGACGGACGCGCTCGCCCCGCTTGCACGAGAACGAATCCCCGAGCGCCGGGAGGAACTCGGCGACGAGATCAACGAGCTCACCGGCGAAATCGGCCGACTCGAATCGAAAGTCGAGACCATCGACGACCAGATCGAGGAGTTCGAGGGACTCGGCGAGGCGGGCGAGTGTCCCAAGTGTGGCCAGCCCGTCGAGGAGGCCCACGTCGACGAGGAAATCAGCGAGCTAGAGAGCGAACGCGAGAACGTCGAAGCCGAGATCCAGTCCCTACAGGACGATCAGAAGCAACTGCAAGTCCGCAGCGGCCAGTTGAGCGGCATCCGAAACACGGTCAACGACGCCATCGACTTCTACACCGATACGCTGGTGGAGGCCCGCGAGGACGCCGAGCAACTCCGCGAGGCCCGCGACGAACTCCGAGAGGAGATCGAGGAACTGGAAGGCGACGAATCCGACCTCCACGAGCAGATCGACGACCTCGAAGCCACCGTCGAGGAGCGCGAGGAAGCCTTCGAGGAAGCCGAGGCGGAGATGGAGGCGATCAACGAGAGCCGACAGGTTGTGAAACAAGCCGACGAGAAGTACGACGCCATCGACGACCGCCAGACCAAGATAGACCAGCACCAGCAGGCCATCAGTCACGCCGACGACCGAATCGAGCGCCTCGACGACCAGAAAGAGACCTACAAAGCCGAAAAGGAGGATCTAGAGCACGAACTCGGCGAGTATGATCCCGAGGAGCTTCGGGAGTGGATCGATGAGTACGAGAACGACATCGAAAATCATCGCCAGTGGCGTGACGAGGCTCAAAGCGAGGTCGAAGACCTCCGGGGCGAGATCGCCAGCGTGGAGACGACGCTCGACAACCTGCGTGACCTCCACGAGAACATCGCCGAGTTAGAGCACCGCGAACGCTGGGCCGACAGCGTTCGGGAGGACATCGAGCACACGCTCTCGATCTACAACGAGGTGCAATCCGATCTTCGGGAAACCTACCTCGGCTATCTCAACGAGTACGCCAACGACATCTTCAAAGACATCTACAAGAACAGCAGCTATCAGCAGGTCAGAATCACCGAAGAACACGACGAGACCTACGATACCTACGACTACGACATCAAGCTGCTCCGGGATGATGGGACGATGGAAGATCCCGCCAACGCCAGCGGTGGCGAACGCGCGGTCGTGAACCTCGCCCTCCGGGCGGGCATCTATCGTCTCATCGCCCAGATCCGGGGTGCTGGCGGGACGCTTCCGCCGTTCATCCTCGACGAGCCGACGACGTTCCTCGATGAAGGTCACGTCGGGCAACTCGAACAGATGCTCGACACCATCAAAGAGTGGGACGTCGCACAGGTGTTCGTCGTGAGCCACGACGAGAGCTTGATTCACGGCGCGGACCACGAGTGTCTCGTCACGAAGGACGAGGGCTCGGCGAGTCAGGTGGAGATGCGGCTGGCCGGACAGGACTACGAGGGCGGCGACGGGAGTGGCGGCGAGCTCGCGCTCTCGGATGGTGGCCAGTCGTGA
- a CDS encoding metallophosphoesterase has protein sequence MVHIAHISDTHLGNRQYGSDIRRQDFTDAFAQSVERAIERDVDAIIHTGDLFHRRTPPLPQVNQCINVLRRADDAGIPFLGIVGNHDRKMDDQWLDLMAYTGTASRLDSSPTMVGEGEEAVAIYGIDAVPSPAWETTDFELEPPENDDAYRLLCMHQLLHPPVPEIMAEYPAESVIDRLDLEIDGLALGDYHEAVSEDVKGVDVWYAGSTERGSAGEEGPRTITMLSDFSGHTMSRSHVTLDTRDFEQIPITFEENDGYEHARSKFEEVDLTDAVAVVSLTGKRTSLTASDVHEIALDRGAAVARVDDNRGREHLDIGADPTADVEDPDTLIDRRLAKAGLSEPALDVESMVRDEATSTAALDDNADQMISEAQDDAFESENPDAVLGDGPAEEPDESPEEPVESDEAAEQGEQEADEEAEPESEDDEEEDVAPLAERVANAGPGGPNEPDDADPIETAQRLREQAEAAVEAVEGGGGDSDAAQAESDESGDQPAPADAEPADTGDEPEPVEAETEADADDEPVEGEPPEVRAETAPTPDEGEGEAVEAEATDGGSDTEDEDTDDDSESTKAESDGASSQTSFADLASEGDDS, from the coding sequence ATGGTCCACATCGCCCACATCAGCGACACCCACCTCGGGAATCGCCAGTACGGCAGCGACATTCGGAGGCAGGATTTCACCGACGCCTTCGCCCAATCAGTCGAGCGCGCAATCGAGCGCGACGTCGACGCCATCATTCACACCGGCGACCTCTTTCACCGGCGGACGCCGCCGCTCCCGCAGGTCAACCAGTGTATCAACGTCCTCCGGCGTGCCGACGACGCTGGTATCCCATTCCTCGGGATCGTCGGGAACCACGACCGAAAGATGGACGATCAGTGGCTCGATCTCATGGCCTACACCGGCACGGCCAGCCGCCTCGATTCCTCCCCGACGATGGTCGGTGAGGGCGAGGAAGCAGTGGCGATTTATGGCATCGACGCCGTGCCGAGCCCGGCGTGGGAGACCACTGATTTCGAGCTCGAACCTCCCGAGAACGACGACGCCTATCGCCTCTTGTGTATGCACCAGTTGCTCCACCCACCCGTACCGGAGATCATGGCGGAGTACCCCGCCGAGTCGGTCATCGACCGACTGGATCTCGAGATCGACGGGCTCGCGCTCGGGGATTATCACGAGGCCGTCAGCGAGGACGTCAAAGGCGTCGATGTATGGTATGCTGGGTCCACCGAACGCGGGAGCGCCGGTGAGGAAGGCCCACGCACCATCACGATGCTTTCGGACTTTTCTGGGCATACGATGTCGCGGAGCCACGTCACCCTCGACACGCGGGATTTCGAGCAGATACCGATCACCTTCGAGGAGAACGATGGGTACGAACACGCCCGCTCGAAGTTCGAGGAGGTCGACCTCACGGACGCCGTAGCGGTCGTGAGCCTCACCGGCAAGCGAACGTCACTGACGGCGAGCGACGTTCACGAGATCGCGCTCGATAGGGGTGCGGCAGTGGCGCGCGTCGACGACAACCGAGGCCGCGAACATCTCGATATAGGGGCGGACCCGACAGCGGACGTCGAAGACCCCGATACCCTGATCGACCGGCGACTCGCCAAAGCCGGCCTCAGCGAGCCCGCTCTCGATGTGGAGAGCATGGTCCGCGACGAGGCCACCTCGACAGCGGCCCTCGATGATAACGCCGACCAGATGATCTCCGAAGCGCAGGACGACGCCTTCGAGAGCGAGAATCCCGACGCCGTGCTGGGCGATGGTCCCGCCGAGGAGCCGGACGAGAGCCCCGAGGAACCTGTCGAGAGCGATGAGGCCGCCGAACAGGGCGAACAGGAAGCCGACGAGGAAGCCGAGCCCGAGTCCGAAGACGACGAGGAGGAGGACGTCGCACCGCTCGCCGAACGAGTCGCCAACGCCGGGCCGGGTGGGCCGAACGAGCCCGACGACGCCGACCCTATCGAGACGGCACAGCGTCTCCGAGAGCAGGCCGAGGCCGCCGTCGAGGCGGTCGAGGGCGGAGGTGGGGATAGTGACGCCGCACAGGCCGAGAGCGATGAGAGCGGCGACCAGCCGGCCCCAGCGGACGCAGAGCCAGCCGACACCGGAGACGAACCCGAACCCGTCGAGGCCGAGACGGAAGCGGACGCCGACGACGAACCAGTCGAGGGCGAGCCACCGGAGGTACGCGCCGAGACCGCGCCCACGCCCGACGAAGGCGAAGGCGAGGCCGTCGAAGCCGAGGCCACCGACGGCGGGAGCGATACAGAGGATGAAGACACCGACGACGACAGCGAGAGCACGAAAGCCGAGAGCGACGGCGCGAGCAGTCAGACGTCGTTCGCTGACCTCGCCAGCGAAGGAGATGATAGCTAA
- a CDS encoding HVO_A0114 family putative DNA-binding protein, translated as MDESSDSADDQPASESTGKSTLLEKGASAIDQQYAEAEMDEESHAILRTHLFSTALNAAGYERPMVLSWEDARDVMTEKRLEILDALGSDVEIESQRALARHLDRNYSDVSDDLDILYEVGVIEREHPDRNTIKPVLATENIAVNPILVNGTHLSAEANVTTFDDDEEEANPEDIEAEAEV; from the coding sequence ATGGACGAATCAAGTGACTCGGCGGACGACCAGCCAGCGAGCGAGAGCACCGGGAAATCGACGCTCCTAGAGAAGGGGGCGTCGGCGATAGACCAGCAGTACGCCGAGGCGGAGATGGACGAGGAGAGCCACGCCATCCTCCGCACGCACCTGTTCTCGACGGCGCTCAACGCCGCCGGATACGAGAGGCCGATGGTACTGTCGTGGGAGGACGCTCGGGATGTGATGACCGAGAAGCGACTGGAAATTCTCGACGCCCTCGGCTCCGATGTGGAGATCGAATCCCAGCGGGCGCTCGCTCGTCACCTCGATCGCAACTACTCGGATGTCTCGGACGACCTCGATATTCTCTACGAGGTCGGGGTGATCGAGCGCGAGCATCCCGATAGGAATACGATCAAGCCCGTGCTAGCGACCGAGAACATTGCCGTGAACCCGATCCTCGTCAACGGGACTCATCTCTCGGCGGAGGCGAACGTCACGACCTTCGACGACGATGAGGAGGAGGCCAACCCGGAGGACATAGAAGCGGAGGCCGAAGTATGA
- a CDS encoding HNH endonuclease, with amino-acid sequence MGDIDWDRLEAAKRRQKADKTVINYTDEGLLNRLQEVAEDLDETPTCHQMKQYPYTASPATYKSHFGSWNNAIKECGLDPNKPGITVDEHRKEQLLAKIQRLHKEIDRDGAPTAREMDRWSRTDNSFPCQSTVRNVFGSWREGVLKAGFSPHSQGQGPKKTARKEGIDYIPIGGGWYKQREKAIERDGGVCVDCGRSRDEHRRMHHGVDLHVHHLVPREWFYYQDSMTIDEHGNQLANLLTICCDHHKKWEQRQVDPEEIGLNLPSDF; translated from the coding sequence ATGGGAGACATAGACTGGGATAGACTTGAAGCTGCCAAGCGACGGCAAAAAGCTGATAAAACAGTTATAAACTATACTGATGAGGGCTTGTTAAATCGGTTGCAGGAAGTAGCCGAAGACCTAGATGAAACACCCACCTGTCACCAGATGAAACAATATCCCTACACAGCGAGTCCGGCAACATACAAATCGCACTTCGGGTCATGGAACAACGCAATCAAAGAATGTGGCTTAGACCCGAATAAGCCAGGGATTACAGTAGATGAGCATCGGAAGGAACAGCTCCTTGCTAAGATCCAGCGGCTTCACAAAGAGATAGATCGAGACGGGGCTCCAACAGCAAGGGAGATGGACCGCTGGTCACGAACAGATAATAGTTTTCCGTGTCAATCGACAGTGCGGAACGTGTTCGGGTCGTGGAGAGAAGGAGTGTTGAAAGCCGGTTTTTCTCCACATTCCCAGGGACAGGGGCCTAAGAAAACCGCTCGAAAGGAAGGTATAGACTACATACCGATCGGAGGAGGGTGGTACAAACAACGGGAGAAGGCTATTGAACGAGATGGAGGCGTTTGCGTTGATTGTGGCCGTTCGCGAGATGAGCATCGGAGAATGCATCACGGGGTAGACTTGCACGTTCATCATCTCGTTCCTCGGGAATGGTTCTATTACCAGGATAGCATGACGATCGACGAGCATGGGAATCAGCTTGCCAATCTCCTAACTATCTGCTGCGACCATCATAAGAAGTGGGAGCAAAGGCAGGTCGATCCTGAGGAAATTGGACTAAACTTACCGAGCGATTTCTGA
- a CDS encoding helix-turn-helix domain-containing protein produces the protein MVGKDRDESSGEYEDTYSEQAFLDAISELNGGGTREIADRIGCHRDTARRRLNTLAEEGVVERRDVGDAAFWTIRSSNSS, from the coding sequence ATGGTTGGTAAAGACCGGGATGAATCGAGCGGCGAATACGAGGACACATACTCAGAGCAAGCATTTCTCGATGCGATTTCTGAACTCAATGGTGGTGGAACCCGAGAAATCGCTGACCGGATTGGTTGCCACCGAGATACAGCACGCAGACGACTCAATACGCTTGCTGAAGAAGGAGTAGTTGAACGCCGAGATGTTGGTGATGCCGCTTTTTGGACCATTAGAAGTTCCAACAGTAGCTGA